A window of Macrotis lagotis isolate mMagLag1 chromosome X, bilby.v1.9.chrom.fasta, whole genome shotgun sequence contains these coding sequences:
- the LAMP2 gene encoding lysosome-associated membrane glycoprotein 2 isoform X2 translates to MARSCRLPRPLVTVHSALALLCLFLGILKIDTLSLNLKNSHNATCLYAQWQMNFTIEYETVNHGLKKVTIQVPSNASYNGSDCGTDGSLPQIQVQFGSGFFWNVNFNRETSAYSIGNISFSYDTSDNNTFPDAKEKVNTAFEVNSVEVPLDEIFRCHSMRTIKEGNVTHNYWDILVQAFIQNDTISKKEFVCNKDSPASTVSTTTLTTEPVVPSKPIPEERPIPGTYSVKNGSNVCLLATMGLQLNITKNKVTSLLNINPNVTDFGGVCLKQTAILWLNDSIIDNLEFLFAIKNGNRFYLKGVNVSLSLVNSSDFTAGKNNLSYWDAPIGSSYMCNKEDTIAVSDTFQINTFDLRVQPFNVMEGKYSTAQECSLDDDSILIPVIVGAGLAGLILIIVVAYIIGRRKSYAGYQTL, encoded by the exons ATGGCGCGCAGCTGCCGTCTTCCTCGCCCTCTCGTCACCGTGCACTCGGCCTTGGCTTTGCTGTGCCTCTTCCTGG gcATTCTCAAGATCGATACCTTGAGTCTCAATTTGAAGAACTCCCACAATGCCACCTGCCTGTATGCCCAATGGCAGATGAATTTCACAATTGAATATGAAACTGTAAACCATGGCCTT AAAAAAGTAACAATTCAGGTCCCCAGTAACGCATCATACAACGGAAGTGATTGTGGTACTGATGGCAGTCTCCCCCAAATTCAAGTCCAGTTTGGATCAGGTTTCTTTTGGAATGTGAATTTTAACAGAGAGACTTCTGCTTATTCCATTGGCAACATCTCCTTTTCCTATGACACCAGCGATAACAACACTTTTCCTGATGCCAAAGAGAAAG TCAACACTGCTTTTGAGGTCAACTCAGTTGAAGTTCCATTGGATGAAATCTTTAGATGTCATAGCATGAGGAcgataaaagaaggaaatgtcacCCACAACTATTGGGATATCCTTGTACAAGCTTTCATCCAGAATGACACAATCAGCAAAAAAG agtTCGTCTGTAACAAAGATAGTCCTGCGTCAACTGTATCAACAACCACTCTTACTACTGAGCCTGTTGTTCCTTCAAAACCCATCCCAGAAGAAAGACCCATTCCTGGCACCTATTCTGTTAAAAATGGGAGTAATGTTTGTCTTTTGGCTACCATGGGGCTGCAACTGAACATTACCAAAAATAAG GTTACTTCACTTTTGAACATTAACCCCAATGTGACGGATTTTGGTGGCGTATGTCTTAAGCAAACAGCTATACTTTGGTTGAATGACAGCATCATAGATAATCTTGAATTTCTCTTTGCTATA AAAAATGGAAACCGGTTCTATCTAAAAGGGGTGAATGTCAGCTTGTCTTTGGTGAATAGTTCTG ATTTCACGGCCGGAAAGAACAACCTTAGCTATTGGGATGCCCCAATAGGAAGCTCTTACATGTGCAACAAAGAGGATACTATTGCAGTTTCTGACACATTTCAAATTAATACTTTTGATCTAAGGGTGCAGCCTTTCAATGTGATGGAAGGAAAGTATTCTACAG CCCAGGAGTGCTCACTGGACGATGACAGCATTCTAATACCAGTTATAGTTGGCGCTGGGCTTGCAGGCTTGATTCTCATTATAGTGGTTGCTTACATAATTGGCAGAAGAAAAAGCTATGCCGGATATCAGACCTTGTAA